From the genome of Eucalyptus grandis isolate ANBG69807.140 chromosome 2, ASM1654582v1, whole genome shotgun sequence, one region includes:
- the LOC104416616 gene encoding HVA22-like protein e — MGHLWTILTHAHSLAGPVLMLLYPLYASVMAIESPSKIDDEQWLAYWILYSFLTLVEMAIQPLFEWIPIWYDVKLILVAWLVLPQFQGAAFLYERLVREHILKRQPKSKSKSSPTSSPNAEPKSRKKFVDFIIPKKGSTRRIDRSMESLGFSAILSFTCQSFLLCFDVIRPV; from the exons ATGGGTCATCTTTGGACTATCCTCACGCACGCTCACTCCCTCGCCGG ACCCGTGCTGATGCTGCTCTATCCTCT GTACGCGTCGGTGATGGCCATAGAGAGCCCCTCCAAGATAGACGATGAGCAGTGGCTGGCTTACTGGATCCTCTACTCCTTCCTCACCCTCGTCGAGATGGCCATCCAGCCCCTTTTTGAGTG GATACCCATATGGTACGATGTGAAGCTCATCTTGGTAGCGTGGCTGGTCCTCCCTCAGTTCCAAGGCGCGGCTTTCCTGTACGAGAGACTCGTGCGGGAGCACATCCTCAAGAGGCAACCCAAGTCCAAGTCCAAGTCCTCCCCTACCTCCTCCCCCAATGCTGAACCCAAGTCCAGGAAGAAGTTCGTCGACTTCATCATCCCCAAGAAA GGGAGCACGAGGCGTATTGATCGGAGTATGGAGTCCCTTGGATTCTCGGCGATTCTCTCTTTTACATGCCAGAGCTTCTTGTTGTGCTTTGATGTTATACGTCCTGTATAG